The following proteins come from a genomic window of Candidatus Caldatribacterium sp.:
- a CDS encoding Veg family protein: MMLLTVQNLQEIKEWVSSLVGREAIVEVNKGRKKTIVRKGVIEAIYPFFFILRVDVDGTAQRIAFNYADILTKTVELEIL; encoded by the coding sequence ATGATGCTCTTGACCGTCCAGAATCTCCAAGAAATCAAGGAGTGGGTTAGCTCCCTCGTCGGACGAGAGGCCATTGTTGAGGTGAACAAAGGGCGCAAAAAAACCATTGTCCGAAAAGGCGTCATAGAGGCAATCTACCCTTTCTTCTTCATCCTCCGAGTGGACGTGGACGGCACCGCCCAGCGCATCGCCTTCAACTACGCCGACATCCTCACGAAAACTGTAGAGCTCGAAATCCTCTAA